The Prionailurus bengalensis isolate Pbe53 chromosome E4, Fcat_Pben_1.1_paternal_pri, whole genome shotgun sequence region ATTTTAGAAAAGTGATTCTCAAGGGGACAGAAGAGATTTGAGAACCAACTCAatatacttattaaaaataaatatgccttGCAACCCTATGTGGATTAGGCATATTGATCAATTGGTCTGTAAAAATGAAACACATCTTTGTTTGCAGTTGAGATCAAGAAAACGATTAGAGTTAGGTAAAAGCAACTTTCAAAGTAAGTTTTATATCCTGCACCAGGGACCATTGAGTGAACACTCTTGAAAAGTCGAGAATCCTGGCCTAGAGAAAATGTCTGTGGGGAAAAGTCTCTAGGTTAATATACATAACACTagtatattattctttattacaGCAATCTCTTAGAAGGCCCTAGGTATAGTTAAAATAGTCTTATACACTTTTCCCTAAATTCTAAgtgtgaaacagaatagaattttttaatgctttgtagAGAAGAATTGAATTAAGTTTTCATCTGTACCCcccaaaaattaatttcaggacCATATGGAAATTTGGATAATTTAAGCCCATTATTGTTCTTGCCAAACTAGTCACTATTATGGGGCACTATTTTTCAGAGGAGTATATGAGCCAAACAGAGCTGATTACTTACTTTTTATCCCATATTTCAACCCCTAAGTATATGAGAAACCTATTATATATTACCCATTGTTGCAATTGTGAGaagttaaatttgaaatattctgTAAAGGGTGCTGAAAATATATTACAGTTTTCTGGTTCTTTACAAAGCATGTTTAATGTCCATTGAGaacacaacatataaaaaaataggcaaatgaaagaaaatggaaggaaggaaggaaagaaggaaagaaggaaggatgaaagagaaaaagaggagagaaagaagggagacagaaagaaagaagaaagaacgaaagaaagaacaaaggaagcaagggaaggaagggaaaggaagggaagggaagggaagggaagggtagggaagggaagggagaaaaaaaaattgcatttaacCTGAAGGAAGCATAGTGATTGCTTTTTTGCCATGTACACATGACATAtctccaagaaagaaaataaacaccatGACTTACATCTTgtttaaatgcataaatattcTATATGAGTTTGGGCTTCTTTAAAATAATAGCTGACAAATGTGCActtcttattttaaacttttaaattatataaatgtaaatctaCAAAAATGGAGAGGTATTTTCATATGTAATTATCATCAGTGATAGAGAAAGGATATGATTTTGCTTGATGCCATTTAAATATGGATATTGTTATGCTTTGAATCCATCATTTTTTATGATAAtagagaaaagagtaaaatgaTTCAAATTTGAGCATTTCTTCCCACAATTTAGGGACtacaattttatattccttttagaACGGTTAATGATGTTGTAGTCAGGGAAAGCGTTCCACATGATTTAACAAAGACAGATAGGAAAAGTGTTTAGAAATattatatttcatgtaaattttggagagtttaaagaattttttggAAAGATTGAAGGAATTTTTGCCAATCATTCAAAAATCAGAGGAATATGGCCAATTCTATTCATTTCTGTGCTCAATTTGGTTAATCTCTGTAAATAAATCGTAACTAATCCCATTTTGCTGTCAAGTCCATAGCCAATGGTTTTTAAGATTCATTGTCTACCATATGTTAGCACAAAAAGTTTTCCAGAAGGAGATTTGAATTTCTAGTTCAGAGTACTCATCTGGACATATGTCAAAACATCTGTTCTTCCTTGAGGACAGCCAAGTCCAATTTTTAAGTGTCCATATAAACTCTCACAATCTCACAGAACATTAATAAAGGCAATATTTCAAACCAAATTTCAAAGTTTTTCTAGAATCGGTCCTGAAATATCTAGCATACCTTGAGCAAGTCTAAAGTGCACTTTACAGAATAAGTTAAATGCATCAAACCTCTATAAATGCATcactttttcatattaaaaactaaaactacttAGGCAAAATATGACCAAGACCATCTATTGTcattaaaatataagatttatttgaaaataaaattttatgtatactcttatttaaatttcttaaatgtctgTTTCAAACTTCCTGATTTATGAAGCCAGATAAACATATACCAagtaagttttctttattttctgtgattaACTGAAGTATGTAGACATGTCATctataaaaagtaatttattaggAATAGTTTTTCAGTGGGAATTAAAGACATTCCTTCCTGAGTAAGAGGGCCATGGGCAAAGTTTGCTATTGATACATGTAgtgcactcaataaatgtgttcATGGGCAAAGcaaaataatgtctttttttaattgttttatttttgagagagagagagagagagtacacaagctggggaggggaacagaaggagagagagagaaaatctaaagcaggctccaaactcagcacggagcctgatgctgggctcaatcgaAGACCTTagggtcgtgacctgagctgaaatcaagagcccaacCCTCAACTGATCCACACAGGCGTcccacaaaataaactttatagaCAAAACATGTTACAGTGTAtctatttccattaaaattgtGCACGAATCAGACTTGgcaatttcatctttaaaaaactgtaacatatggggcgccccggtggctcagtcggttaagcgcccgacttcggctcaggtcatgatctcaccattcgtggggttgagccccacattgggctctgtgctgtcagctcagagcctggagcctgcttcagactctgtgcctccttctctctcggcccctcccctgctcacgctctctctctctctctctcaaaaataaacattaaaagaataaaaactggatgtgagggcgatctggctgcgacatctgtcaccccattgatcgccagggttgattcggctgatctggctggctacgcgggggtccccttcctccctcaccgctccaTGTGCGTCCCTCCCGAAGCTGCGCTCTCAGTCGAAGAGGAggaccttcaaaaaaaaaaaaaaaaaaaaagaataaaaactgtaaTATATAAATCTTCTCTGTGAAGACATCTCTTGCCACAAGTAGGGATACCCGTTACTACCAGGCTCCAGAAACACTGATGACATTTTTTAATGcatggcttctttctctcttcctgtagGAAATATCATTTCCTGAGGGTAGGCGTCATTTTGCACATCTTTGTGCTTTGCTTAGGCACTAGTAAAATGTTttggatatttaaatattaagaaacatttgctttgatttagaaataattcagttttaaatGTGCTAATAAAATTCAGGTACTTTAGATGATTTGGGTAtgtgatttaactttttttaatgtttatttttaagagagacagagacagaatgcgagtgggttggggcagagagagagggagacacagaatccgaagcaggctccaggctctgagctgtcaacacagagcctgacgctggtcttgaactcaagagctgtgagatcatgacctgagccaaagccagacactcaacctactgagccacccagccaccccatttGGGTATGTGATTTAAAATGAAAcctcttttggggcgcctgggtgtctcggttgagcgtccaacttcggttcaggtcatgatctcgtggttcgtgtgttctgtgctgacagctcagagcctggagcctgctttgaattctgtgtctccctctctgttcctcccctgctcatgctctgcctctctctctcgccttaaaaaataaatgaaaaaaaaaaaaaaattaaagaatttttaaatgaaaccttTTTTAGTATTTGAACataattttccatctttttgacttctattttgtttttgagaggacTAATTACAGATTAATTGGCATTCTTAGGagtaaatattcttctttttctatgtaGTTGTTTTAAGGTatcttgagtcttttttttttcaccagtttCATAAGACTTTAGCAAGTATggctttaattttgtttccttgtttaggTAGTTATTTCATGCACTCAGTCTGTTCTGGAAAGTTATCAGACactaatttctttgaaatttttctttgttctcagtCTATTCTATGTCTTACCTTTCATATTTTATGTCTACTTtctccatatttaatttttattttttctcaattctGTATTCTAGTACACTAAGTTTTCTTCACCTCTAATAAGCCTTCTCTTTTGTTCCCAATGCCTTTGTCTTTATAAGGTctgttatcttcttttttaaattttattttttccacagtaATTTGTAACTGTTGTATGGTTCCACATATcttttgtatttaataattttaatatatttattaaaaaccttAATCATATTCTAATCCAGTCACATGTATTGATGTGGTACAtatctacttttttccttttgctatatAACTTGAGAAATTTAAGGATTGTGATTCTAACACATTCTCTGAAAACTTACATGATTGgcttattgcaaaaaaaaaaatgtatctggcATGCAGCTATTAAATTCATAAATGTCCACTCCCTACCTCTCCTATCCCAATAGCAAAAAATTGGAATAAGTTTGGGTCATCTTTTTAGGGATCATAATTCATCCTGAGAGCCTTGCCACATGTTtatacttgttttattatttggttATAGAACTTGAGATGCAGTAAAACCTAATGATTCCACAATTCCAAAATATATTCTGAACCCCTGAGTAGATTACATTATGCTGACAGAACTTGGACAACAGGAAGTAGTAGTAAATACAggtttattttaagttatttgcaTACTAAGGTATGATACAGGGggccctgggtgtctcagttggttaagcatccgactcttgattttggctcaagtagcgatctcatgggtcatgagatcgcgtcccatgtcaggctctgtgctgccagtgtggagcctgctttggattctcactctccctctctttctgcccttccccctcccctgcgtgctctttctgtctctttcaaaataaataaatattttacaaaataggtACGATAGATAAATTCAAGAAACCAGAACTTGTGACTTTAGTGAAGATTCTGGAAAGGCTAGTTGCTCTACTTTGTAACCCTTACCATAAGGTAAAGGTAGTCTAATATCATAGAGAACATAGATTTTCATATTTAACCTCggttttctaaaactaaaaagttatagggaagcagaggaagcattcatattcaacaaatattattacaACTCGTATTCACCAAGCATCAGTTGAGTTTAAGACACACtatatataagttctttatgcaAAATTTTCATTAAACCTCTGTTATCCTTTaagaaaagtattattatttcacatttacctataaagaaactaaaaagatcGGTCCAAATCCCATAGCTTTTAAGTTCTGAAGTTAGTGTCTGACAGTAAGTAGCTATTGTGCTAAGCTTAAAAATTTGAGTGTTAAATTCAGTCTATAATGTCATAGTAAAGCAAATAAATGGatattgagaaggaaaaaaaaatttaaatgaggggCCATAAATTTCAAACTGCTAAGAAGGAGTATTTAGACAGCTCAGAATGGTATAAACATTTCAACATTCAACATAAATGTTGTCTCCCAAAAATACGCTTCTTAAACCTTAAACTCTATTGCCCCTAGTTTCAAAAgtgatataatattttttaagaattccaTATTAAATTGCTGTGCTTTTAATCAGAGTATAAAAATGCCTTGGGGATTACaataatttcaacaaattttCTTTACTTCATGAAACTGTTTTCctgtttactcatttaaaaacaaatctgaatgCTATgtgatgaaatatattttctaatgcaGAACATTTTAAAGGGACATATGTCCTAGGGAGGAACAGCTCCAAGAAGCAATCAACCCTTCTATTTAAGGCAATCTGCTCTCATGCTTTAGTGTAGAAGGGGTGGGAGCATCATTTCCATGAAGTACCTGAAATAAAGaggtcaaagaaaatatttagattcTGAGACACTCATATAAAGTCACAATAtaaaattggtataatttctccTTGCTATATCCCTTCTAAGTTTTTAGGCATTAGATTACAACTAAAAAAACCATCATAGggatacctgggtagctcagttggtgtctgactcttgatttcagctcaggtcatgatctcacagttcatgggatagagctcccagtcagactccatgctgacagtgtgtggagcttgcttaggattttttctccctctctgtcttcctctcccccaccccccgtttgtgcattctctctctctctctctctctcaaaataaataaatacactttaaaaagacatattgtgggggcgcctgggtggctcagtcagttaagcgtctgattttggctcaagtcttgAACTCAACATTTCGTGAATTTGAttcccacatcgggttctgtgctgactgcccacagcctagagcctgctttggattctgtgtctccgtctctctctgcccctcctctgcttgcacactgtctctttctcaaaaacaaataaagataaaaaaaaaatacacactgtaAATAGTGCAAAAAAAGGAGCAATGTTAGTAAAGACTAACATAACTCTTTTTGCCTCTCAACTCTTCATCAGTCTGAAATTACCAATGTACATAAACTAGCAtatctgatttcatttcctaTCTCATGATCacttaaaaacaatgtaaataggggcacctaggaggctcagtctataaagcatccaacttaggctcaggtcatgatcttttagtttgtaggtttgagccccgcgttgggctctgtgctgacagctcagagcctggagcctgcttgggattctgtgtctccttctctctgcccttccctgctcacgctctgtctctctctcaaaaataaacattaaataaatacataagtctAATTCAAAACTGAAAGATCTTTTTTCCACCATGAAAATGCTTTAGTGGTGGTATCTATACAGCAGGTGATGTCAAGACAGGAGCAAGTATATACACAGTGAGACATAGTTGTTGGGGAAGAGGTTGTGAGTGATGAAGTTCACAAGGCTTCCATGCCGTACCAGGTACCAGACAGTTGTAGACCACCTCCTCATCCTTCTCCTCAAACTTACTGTCCTCTTCAGCTGTGGTGTCCTGGAACTACTGGTACTTGGACACAAGGTCATTTGTGTTGCTTTTGGCCTCGGTGAACTCCATCTCATCCATGCCCTTCCTTGTGTACTGGTGTAAAATGACCTTGCACCTGAACATGGCCAGGAGCTGCTCCAAGATGTGCTTGAACAGTTCCTCATTGGTCTTGCTGTTGCAGGTGAAGGTGGTGGACATATTTAGCCCCTCGGGTAGGATGTCACAGAGAACTGTTTTCATGTTGTTGGGGATCCACTTGACAAAATAGCTGCTGTTCTTGTTTTGGAAGTTAAGCATGTCAaccttaaataaaacaaatagtaatCTAGTTAAACAAAAATGAGTTTATCTGGGAATAATGGGAGACTGCAATTTGGGACAACAAACTCTGGAGAAACATAGGCAATCCCAAAGAGATAAAGGAAGCTAGCTTTTATTAAGTTGCAGAAGGAAATTGGGGAGGGTTGTTTTAAGTATTAAGTTCATTGGAAGAGAATGAGAGTTTGAGATTGTGACAGCTTCTCATGGGCTGCAAGTGGTGGACAGTTTGTTTGTTACTGGGGTACACAGAAATCTTCCAGCTTCTTGTTGGTCATGTAAGCTGAGAGAAGTACCTGTGTGAGAGCTCTCCCTTCATGGCTTCCTGACTCCATATTAAGTCACGTTTCCTTCATGCATTCTCACAAGTGTCTGCTCATCTACCTTCTTCATGTACATGTGGTCCCTGAATATGGCTCTTTTTAAACTCTTACACCCTCAGACAGAATTTCACCTGGTTTctgtttactttattgtaaactggctgtgatatatttttttttccattttgttattatCACAACTTGTAAAATTCCAAATTTATCATTTCCAAGAGTTTATTCCCAATATAGATGACAAATATcgatttaa contains the following coding sequences:
- the LOC122476228 gene encoding tubulin beta chain-like, with translation MLNFQNKNSSYFVKWIPNNMKTVLCDILPEGLNMSTTFTCNSKTNEELFKHILEQLLAMFRCKVILHQYTRKGMDEMEFTEAKSNTNDLVSKYQ